From the Thomasclavelia ramosa DSM 1402 genome, the window TCACGATATTAATCTCACCAAGTACGCTATTATATATAGTTCATACTTTTGCTAGATAACGGTTGCACTCCGTAGCCACCTACTTGATTCAGCGCTCCACTCAAGGATGAGTTCAACAAATCATCAACAATTCTTTTCACCACCCAGAATCTCTCTATGCTCGATAAATTTATTTACTAGTTCCTATCAAAGTATTTAAGTTATGTTACTGAATATAATAGCCCGTAATTTTGTCGAAGTCAACCCTTTTTCATAAATTTTATAGATAATTAATTATCTGATTAATAATTAATTATTTCACAAGTCGATTCAATATAAAAGTCCTGATTTTATCAAGTATTTTACCAATATCATCTATTTATTCTAATGACAATTTAGTTTCAAATTATTGAACTTATTTAGACGTAAAACCGTTCTAGAAGCAAAGAGCCTATCTACTATATAATCATTAGCCAAACAACGATTATACTTCTTTGTTAAAGTCAAATAATCTTGCTTATTAAACATAAATATCTTAATAACTTCATTATCTGGATATAATAAAACAAACTCTAGTCCTTGTCCATCTCTTAATACCAATTGATAAGACGCTTTGCTCCTTAAAGTAGTTTGAATATTATGTTTCATTATCTCAACAATTCGATCATCTAAACCATTTTCTTTAATAACGATTTTTTCTTTTAATTCACTTACACTTTTTACAAAACGAAGTTGATAAGCGGTTAAATCTATTTTCACTTTCTTTAAAAAACGGTGTCCATCATGGCTCAACACCACCGCATATTTTAATTTCTCATCATAATACATACATTCATACGAAATCCTTTGATAATGTCCACAATGCGGACAACGATATAAAAACAAATCTTCTTCAAAAATATTCTGTTTTGCCTCTAAATCTTGTCTATTAATTATTGGATATAACTGTTTTTCCCCAACCCCTAAGCAATGAACACAGGTAACTTCCAGCTTAATCTCATTAGTCATCTTTCATTCCTCCTCAATGTCCTTGCATACATTCTACTAAACTAAATAAATCTAACTACCAAATCTTCTATAATTTATCTTAAGAATATGCAAAGATTTTTCAGCTTATTTAAGACAATTAGCATGATTGATCATGTTACAATATAAAGGGTGATAAAAATGTCAAAGAAAAAATTAAAACTAAAACGTCCAATTAAAATATTTCTTAATTTTCTCCTGCTTTTATCCCTCGTAACGGGGACGTATTTATTTATCAATAGAAAAGAAACATCAATCAAATCACCAAACAAATCCACTTCTACTAAAAGGCCAAGAATAGTTAATGCATCTTTTATCGGCGATTTATTATATGAACAGCCATACTATGATTGGATTGGAACAAGTTACAATGATAAAGGCTATTATGACTTAGTAAAACCATATTTTTTAAATGACGATCTAACATTAGCCAATATGGAAGTCCCTATCGGCGGCAAAGGATTAGGAGTATCCGGAACTGGTTATAGTTTTAATGCTCCTGAGGAAATTGGTAATCAAGTTATCGCTATGGGTGTCGATGCTGTTAATCTTGCTAATAATCATGCTAACGACGCGGGTCCTCAAGGACGTATCAATACATTAAGCTTCTTTAAAAAACACCAGATTCTAACAACCGGAATCTATGAATCAAAAGAAGTCCGAACACAAATCCCTACAAAAACCATAAATGATATAACCTTCAGTTTTCTTGGCTACACTTATAAAACTAATAAGCCTGATAATCAAAACAGAGAACTGATTGGTTATTATCGCAACCTTGACACTATGAAACTCGATAATGCTCATAAAGAAATCATAAAACAAGAAGTTGCACAAGCAAAACAGCTTAGTGATATAGTTATCGTTAGTGTTCATTGGGGCAATGAGTTTACATATGCTGTCAATAGTGAACAAAAAGAATTAGCTAATTATCTAAACGAATTAGGGGTTGATGTCATTATCGGTCATCATTCACATTGTATTCAGCCAATTGAATGGTTAGAAACTACCAACCATAAAACACTTGTTGTATATTCATTAGGATCATTTATTTCAGCTGATAATCAGGTAACTAGAGCAACACCAGAATTTGCCAATGCATATAATGTTTCAATGATCCTGCAAATAACTTTTGAAAAGAATAATAATTCTACCATAATTAAAAATATTAATTCTCTCCCAG encodes:
- a CDS encoding CpXC domain-containing protein: MTNEIKLEVTCVHCLGVGEKQLYPIINRQDLEAKQNIFEEDLFLYRCPHCGHYQRISYECMYYDEKLKYAVVLSHDGHRFLKKVKIDLTAYQLRFVKSVSELKEKIVIKENGLDDRIVEIMKHNIQTTLRSKASYQLVLRDGQGLEFVLLYPDNEVIKIFMFNKQDYLTLTKKYNRCLANDYIVDRLFASRTVLRLNKFNNLKLNCH
- a CDS encoding CapA family protein is translated as MSKKKLKLKRPIKIFLNFLLLLSLVTGTYLFINRKETSIKSPNKSTSTKRPRIVNASFIGDLLYEQPYYDWIGTSYNDKGYYDLVKPYFLNDDLTLANMEVPIGGKGLGVSGTGYSFNAPEEIGNQVIAMGVDAVNLANNHANDAGPQGRINTLSFFKKHQILTTGIYESKEVRTQIPTKTINDITFSFLGYTYKTNKPDNQNRELIGYYRNLDTMKLDNAHKEIIKQEVAQAKQLSDIVIVSVHWGNEFTYAVNSEQKELANYLNELGVDVIIGHHSHCIQPIEWLETTNHKTLVVYSLGSFISADNQVTRATPEFANAYNVSMILQITFEKNNNSTIIKNINSLPVINYYDQKFENFKLVPIDKYNEKLEKSHNRYSKGLTKDFITNSFNNVIDQQFKQ